The Chryseobacterium phocaeense genome includes the window CTTCATGTTTAAAAACTCCGTCGAAACAGGCGGTCAAAGAATCCGGATCAGCCGGAGGTGCCGGGATAGCATCTACTTTTGGTTTTCCACCTCTGTTAAGAACATATTCCATGAATTTAATGGAATGGTTTCTCTCTTCCTGCGCGTGCCTGTATAAAAAGTTGGCAATTCCCTGGTATCCTTTATCATCCGCCCATATTCCATAGGACAGGAAGACGTGTGAGGCGTGAATTTCTTTGTTCATCTGATCGCTCAATGCTTTTTCCATTGTTGGGGAAAGTCTGTTGGTATTCATAATGCTATATTTTTGTG containing:
- a CDS encoding ferritin codes for the protein MNTNRLSPTMEKALSDQMNKEIHASHVFLSYGIWADDKGYQGIANFLYRHAQEERNHSIKFMEYVLNRGGKPKVDAIPAPPADPDSLTACFDGVFKHEVDNTTAIYRIVDLALEEKDWATWNFMQWFVQEQIEEETLASNLIDKLKIAGGDRATDESLFTLDKTLQEAPNDVPLAQDATGDNP